One Hippea jasoniae genomic region harbors:
- the mgtE gene encoding magnesium transporter, with the protein MDKTKEHADTRIIVQSVRKFIRKEAIDNVRNIFNKLHPADIAKVIQNLTPDERIVAIKAIDDLELRAEAIEYLDDYRMAADILAAFDDKEAARILQSISIDKAVDIFEELDEEFADKVQQHFDAAFKEEISSLSRYPEDTAGGIMNPDFFAIDKDLTVEEALEKIRQASKEKKIIYVYVIDKFGHLIGVVTLRALITADKNEKIENITNTNIISVRTDMDQEEVARLVEKYDLLCVPVVDNKNRLVGIITVDDIIDVIREETTEDIYKLIGTSEEEFEETSIFNIIKYRAPWLIMSLIGESISGSVLKFFDGTLKTAISLSFFMPMIMALGGNTGQQSQTIVVRALALGKFDETGIWIIIKRQIKTALSIGLLFAVLGFLMALVFQRNPALAVVVGSSMFLSMFLSTMIGAMLPVGLKKLNIDPAVAASPFISAMNDIMGLLIYLTIATLTIKYFEVKL; encoded by the coding sequence ATGGATAAAACAAAAGAGCATGCAGATACCCGTATTATAGTGCAAAGTGTAAGAAAATTTATAAGAAAAGAGGCTATTGATAATGTAAGAAACATTTTTAACAAACTGCATCCTGCCGATATAGCAAAGGTTATACAAAACCTGACCCCAGATGAAAGAATTGTGGCAATTAAGGCTATAGATGATTTAGAGCTCAGAGCAGAGGCTATTGAGTATCTTGATGACTACAGAATGGCTGCAGATATTTTAGCTGCTTTTGATGATAAAGAGGCAGCGAGGATTCTGCAAAGCATCTCTATTGATAAGGCCGTTGATATTTTTGAAGAGTTGGATGAGGAGTTTGCCGACAAGGTTCAACAGCATTTTGATGCCGCCTTTAAGGAGGAGATCTCAAGCCTTTCAAGGTATCCTGAGGATACCGCTGGCGGCATAATGAACCCCGATTTTTTTGCTATAGATAAGGATTTAACCGTTGAAGAGGCACTGGAAAAGATCAGACAGGCAAGCAAAGAAAAAAAGATCATTTATGTGTATGTAATAGATAAATTTGGCCACTTAATAGGCGTTGTTACGCTCAGGGCTTTGATTACAGCTGATAAAAACGAAAAGATTGAGAACATCACAAATACTAACATAATTTCTGTAAGAACCGATATGGATCAGGAAGAGGTTGCGCGTCTTGTTGAAAAATACGACCTGTTGTGTGTGCCTGTTGTTGATAATAAAAACAGGCTTGTGGGTATAATTACAGTTGATGATATTATCGATGTTATCAGGGAAGAGACGACAGAGGATATCTACAAGTTAATCGGTACATCTGAGGAGGAGTTTGAAGAGACAAGTATCTTTAATATCATAAAATACAGGGCGCCATGGTTGATTATGAGCTTGATTGGTGAATCTATTTCTGGAAGCGTACTTAAATTTTTTGATGGCACATTAAAAACGGCTATATCACTGTCGTTTTTTATGCCGATGATTATGGCACTTGGCGGCAACACAGGGCAACAGTCGCAAACGATAGTTGTCAGGGCTTTAGCATTGGGAAAATTTGACGAAACAGGCATCTGGATAATCATAAAACGGCAGATTAAAACAGCTTTATCGATCGGTTTGTTGTTTGCTGTGCTGGGTTTTTTAATGGCGCTTGTTTTTCAAAGAAATCCCGCTTTGGCCGTTGTTGTGGGTAGCTCTATGTTTCTGTCGATGTTTCTGTCAACCATGATAGGTGCCATGCTACCGGTGGGATTGAAAAAACTCAACATAGACCCGGCTGTTGCGGCAAGTCCGTTTATATCGGCAATGAACGATATTATGGGACTTCTGATATATTTGACTATAGCAACATTAACGATAAAGTATTTTGAGGTTAAGTTATGA
- the era gene encoding GTPase Era: MFKSGFVAIIGKPNVGKSTLLNVLIGEKIAIVSPKPQATRKSVKGILTGEEYQIIFVDTPGVHESSKKLNQVMKKYIDEALEDFDVAIVMTDNKGEFDEVLEEYLRQIKKKNKKSILIVNKIDLMDKETIEKVKKPFLERVKFDEVLEVSLLNLPDAKQKILEAILKLLPEGPKYYDDDIISTETERFIVAEIIREKIMNNIGDEIPYQVAVVVDEMKFREEKNLYYIKANIIVEKRTHKMIIIGAGGKMIKEIGRQAREEIEAFLNSKVYLDLWVKIKEHWTKKQPLIEEYIDPRF, encoded by the coding sequence ATGTTTAAGTCTGGATTTGTTGCCATCATAGGCAAGCCGAATGTGGGAAAATCTACCCTGTTAAATGTTTTAATAGGCGAAAAAATAGCTATAGTTTCACCAAAACCGCAGGCTACAAGAAAGTCTGTTAAGGGCATTTTAACAGGTGAGGAGTATCAGATTATATTTGTGGACACACCCGGTGTGCATGAAAGTTCAAAGAAACTCAATCAGGTGATGAAAAAGTATATAGATGAAGCGCTTGAGGATTTTGATGTTGCAATTGTGATGACCGATAACAAGGGTGAGTTTGACGAGGTTTTGGAAGAATATCTTAGGCAGATTAAAAAGAAAAATAAAAAGTCTATTTTGATTGTTAATAAGATAGATTTGATGGATAAAGAGACTATAGAGAAAGTGAAAAAGCCGTTTTTGGAGCGTGTGAAATTTGATGAGGTGCTTGAGGTGTCTTTGCTTAACTTGCCAGATGCAAAACAAAAGATCCTTGAGGCTATTTTAAAGCTACTGCCAGAGGGACCAAAATATTACGATGATGACATAATAAGCACCGAAACGGAGCGTTTCATTGTAGCCGAGATTATAAGAGAAAAGATTATGAATAACATAGGCGATGAGATACCGTATCAGGTTGCAGTAGTTGTTGATGAGATGAAATTTAGAGAGGAGAAAAATCTTTATTACATAAAAGCAAATATTATTGTTGAGAAGCGCACCCATAAAATGATTATTATTGGTGCAGGCGGAAAAATGATAAAGGAAATTGGCAGGCAGGCAAGAGAAGAGATAGAGGCTTTCTTAAACAGCAAGGTTTATCTTGATTTGTGGGTGAAGATTAAAGAGCACTGGACAAAGAAGCAGCCGCTCATCGAAGAATACATAGATCCGAGGTTTTGA
- the rnc gene encoding ribonuclease III, with protein MIEERIGYSFKNRELLKRALTHRSFVKDRKLSNEQLEFLGDAVLELAITEFLISNFPDIDEGKLSKIRAASVNTKTLAAIGRKLKLPEYILVGRSEQKEGIVNNDHIIENTFEAIVGAIYLDGGFEKAKRFVENMLGETVKKIVANGIIFDYKTYLQEITQKAFSCLPEYVIVKEEGEEHNKTFYCDVYINSVKYGSGCGKSKKEAEKNAAREAVKKLEKRDV; from the coding sequence ATGATTGAAGAAAGAATCGGTTATTCATTTAAAAACAGAGAGCTTTTAAAAAGGGCTTTAACACATCGCTCTTTTGTTAAGGATAGAAAGCTATCAAATGAACAGCTTGAGTTTTTAGGCGATGCTGTGCTTGAGCTTGCCATAACAGAGTTTTTGATTAGCAATTTTCCCGATATAGATGAAGGGAAACTATCAAAAATAAGGGCAGCAAGCGTCAATACAAAAACACTTGCCGCCATCGGCAGAAAACTAAAACTTCCTGAGTATATTCTGGTTGGCAGAAGCGAACAAAAAGAAGGCATTGTAAACAACGACCACATTATAGAAAACACATTTGAGGCGATTGTTGGTGCTATCTATCTTGATGGTGGATTTGAAAAGGCGAAACGTTTCGTCGAAAATATGCTTGGTGAAACGGTTAAAAAGATCGTGGCAAACGGTATTATTTTTGACTATAAAACCTATCTGCAGGAGATTACGCAGAAGGCGTTTTCCTGTCTTCCTGAGTATGTCATTGTTAAAGAAGAGGGTGAGGAGCATAATAAAACTTTTTATTGTGATGTGTATATAAATTCGGTAAAATATGGTTCTGGCTGTGGAAAAAGCAAAAAGGAAGCCGAGAAAAACGCAGCAAGGGAAGCTGTGAAAAAATTGGAGAAAAGAGATGTTTAA
- a CDS encoding PLP-dependent cysteine synthase family protein: MNVVDTIGNTPLIKLKNGIFAKLEYFNPTGSIKDRTAWGMLSDAMKKGSLNRAKGIVEPTSGNTGISLAFLGAYFNIPVKIVMPENMSRMRIRMMESFGAEVILTDAKKGMSGSIEVAEQLQKEGFLFLNQFSNPANPAIHYETTADEIISAIEVDIFICGIGTGGTFSGVAKRLKEINPSCMCVAVEPEGSAYLSRGVKGLHKIQGLGAGFKPDVLDESLIDEIVAVGDDEALANFDELSKDEGIFAGISSGAVYGVAKEFKKRYSDKNILIIFPDSKDRYMEL, encoded by the coding sequence ATGAATGTTGTGGATACAATCGGTAATACGCCACTTATAAAGCTAAAAAATGGAATTTTTGCAAAGCTTGAGTATTTTAATCCCACAGGTTCGATAAAGGATAGAACAGCCTGGGGGATGCTTTCTGATGCAATGAAAAAAGGTAGCCTCAATAGAGCAAAAGGTATTGTTGAGCCCACAAGTGGCAACACAGGTATTTCACTTGCTTTTCTTGGAGCGTATTTTAACATCCCTGTCAAGATCGTTATGCCAGAAAACATGTCAAGGATGCGCATAAGGATGATGGAATCATTTGGTGCTGAAGTGATCTTAACAGATGCAAAAAAGGGTATGAGTGGCAGCATAGAGGTGGCAGAGCAGTTGCAAAAAGAGGGTTTTTTATTTCTCAACCAATTTTCCAATCCAGCAAATCCTGCAATTCATTATGAAACCACGGCAGATGAAATCATCTCTGCAATAGAGGTGGATATTTTTATCTGCGGCATTGGCACAGGTGGAACATTTAGCGGTGTTGCAAAGAGACTGAAAGAAATAAACCCATCCTGTATGTGCGTGGCTGTTGAGCCTGAAGGCAGCGCTTATCTTAGCAGGGGTGTTAAGGGTTTACATAAGATTCAGGGGCTTGGTGCGGGTTTTAAGCCCGATGTGCTTGATGAGTCTTTGATTGATGAGATTGTGGCTGTGGGGGATGATGAGGCGTTGGCCAACTTTGATGAGTTATCAAAAGATGAGGGGATTTTTGCGGGTATTTCAAGTGGTGCTGTTTATGGTGTGGCAAAAGAATTCAAAAAACGCTATTCAGATAAAAATATCCTGATAATTTTCCCCGACTCTAAAGATAGGTATATGGAGTTATGA
- the nadB gene encoding L-aspartate oxidase codes for MKPIIVIGSGVAGLRAAIELLENGCDVLLFAKDELNYCNTDKAQGGIAVVLKEDDSYESHIEDTLKAGAGLCKKEAVELLVKEGPKRIKELISMGINFDKKEDGSLDFTKEAAHSTNRIVHALGDATGHAVEQTLIDNLKKFNSIEIFTHRQLSRFYVEDGRIFGALFLNTKTNEYEVYYADAIVVATGGYAAIYKNTTNPPITTGDGIAAAFMSGAVVEDMEFVQFHPTALKRYNTPQFLISESMRGEGAILLNDKGERFMEKYHRLAELAPRDVVARSIIFEMEKRGIDKVYLDATKMGEDFLKKRFPTIYNECLNYGIDISKEAIPVAPAAHYTMGGIQSFLDASTSIKGLFVAGEAACSGVHGANRLASNSILEGLVFGKIAADSALKFAKNNPTGAVAIQKPDCVECDRAALRNRIEDLKETIWNKLGVIRRIKQMEEILQCSWALFSKHNVDYNCSEGITLRNMALLASIIAFAALKRKGSVGAHYCVDTPHAYDNKQHIPFRISDLEEEL; via the coding sequence ATGAAACCCATAATTGTTATTGGAAGTGGTGTAGCTGGTCTTAGAGCTGCAATTGAGCTTTTAGAAAACGGCTGCGATGTGTTGCTGTTTGCAAAAGATGAGCTTAATTACTGCAATACAGATAAAGCCCAGGGTGGAATCGCCGTTGTTTTAAAAGAGGATGATTCCTATGAGTCACACATAGAGGATACGCTTAAAGCCGGGGCTGGTTTGTGCAAGAAAGAGGCTGTAGAGCTTCTTGTAAAAGAAGGCCCCAAAAGGATAAAAGAACTCATATCTATGGGCATAAATTTTGATAAAAAAGAGGATGGGAGCCTGGATTTTACAAAAGAGGCAGCGCATTCAACAAACAGGATAGTTCATGCATTGGGTGATGCAACAGGTCATGCTGTTGAGCAGACATTGATAGATAATTTAAAAAAGTTTAACTCAATTGAGATTTTTACACACAGACAGCTAAGCAGATTTTATGTTGAAGATGGCAGGATTTTTGGAGCGCTGTTTTTAAATACAAAAACAAATGAGTATGAAGTTTATTATGCCGATGCTATTGTTGTTGCAACAGGAGGCTATGCAGCAATTTATAAAAACACAACAAACCCACCCATCACAACAGGTGATGGTATAGCGGCGGCTTTTATGAGTGGGGCTGTGGTTGAGGATATGGAGTTTGTCCAGTTTCATCCAACAGCGCTGAAAAGATACAACACTCCGCAATTTTTGATTTCTGAGTCGATGAGGGGTGAGGGTGCTATTCTATTGAACGATAAAGGCGAGCGTTTTATGGAAAAATATCACAGATTGGCTGAGCTTGCACCGCGGGATGTTGTTGCTCGCTCAATTATTTTTGAAATGGAAAAACGCGGCATCGATAAGGTTTATTTAGATGCAACTAAAATGGGTGAGGATTTTTTAAAAAAGAGATTTCCCACCATATACAACGAGTGTTTAAACTACGGCATAGATATTTCAAAGGAGGCAATTCCTGTTGCACCGGCTGCACACTACACAATGGGGGGAATCCAGAGCTTTCTTGATGCATCAACATCGATTAAGGGTTTGTTTGTGGCAGGAGAGGCAGCCTGTAGCGGGGTTCATGGTGCAAACAGGCTTGCAAGCAATTCGATTTTAGAGGGACTTGTTTTTGGTAAGATTGCAGCAGATAGTGCTCTTAAGTTTGCAAAAAACAACCCAACGGGTGCTGTTGCTATACAAAAGCCTGATTGTGTTGAGTGTGATAGAGCTGCTTTGAGGAATAGAATAGAGGATTTGAAGGAAACAATATGGAATAAATTGGGTGTGATAAGACGCATAAAGCAGATGGAAGAAATCCTGCAGTGCAGCTGGGCGTTGTTTAGTAAGCATAATGTTGATTATAACTGTAGTGAGGGTATAACATTGCGCAATATGGCTTTGCTTGCCTCCATTATTGCTTTTGCTGCTTTGAAAAGAAAGGGTAGCGTTGGTGCCCACTACTGTGTTGACACTCCACATGCCTACGACAACAAACAGCATATACCTTTTAGAATTTCAGATTTAGAGGAAGAGTTATGA
- a CDS encoding TraR/DksA family transcriptional regulator encodes MDAATLNELKERLISLKKEITARMKENLEKVNTIKVKGDEGDFSSAMYSRQILYDLIERDRFHLQEIEESLFDIEKGTYGICKRCGKEIEMERMKAKPTAKYCIACRKVVESGK; translated from the coding sequence ATGGATGCCGCCACACTAAACGAACTGAAAGAAAGATTGATTAGCTTAAAAAAAGAGATTACAGCAAGGATGAAAGAAAACCTTGAAAAGGTTAATACCATTAAGGTAAAGGGTGATGAGGGTGATTTTTCAAGTGCCATGTATTCAAGGCAGATTCTTTATGACCTGATTGAGCGTGATAGATTTCATCTGCAGGAGATTGAAGAATCGCTTTTTGATATAGAAAAAGGCACATACGGCATCTGCAAACGATGCGGCAAAGAAATAGAAATGGAGCGAATGAAGGCAAAGCCAACGGCTAAGTATTGCATAGCCTGTAGAAAGGTTGTTGAATCCGGCAAGTGA
- a CDS encoding ComF family protein, protein MNPASEILFTIFPSRCVLCNRPTDGLVCNDCLSKLPSRFFRCRICGRPVPVKNSICSNCLEEKSRFFRRGFTIFNYNNENVKKLIEFIKFYEMPQLINIMDKYSKLLKTIPLKSACIIPVPMHKKDIRMRGYNQAVLIAKKLKQIIGFNICFDCVEKIKQTKHQVGLTAKERKTNLKGAFRLLKLPRQQTILIVDDVFTTGSTVNEIAKLFYKENMECYFFSLAATPMAN, encoded by the coding sequence TTGAATCCGGCAAGTGAGATACTTTTCACCATATTCCCATCCCGATGTGTTTTATGCAACAGACCAACGGATGGTCTGGTCTGCAATGACTGTTTAAGCAAACTACCTTCAAGGTTTTTCAGATGCAGGATTTGTGGCCGTCCAGTGCCTGTAAAAAATTCTATCTGCTCAAATTGCCTTGAAGAAAAAAGCCGTTTTTTCAGGCGCGGTTTTACGATTTTCAATTACAACAACGAAAATGTAAAAAAGCTTATCGAGTTTATAAAGTTTTATGAGATGCCTCAGCTTATAAATATCATGGACAAATACTCTAAACTTTTAAAAACCATTCCACTAAAATCAGCCTGCATTATACCGGTACCGATGCACAAAAAAGATATCAGAATGCGTGGCTACAATCAGGCCGTTTTAATAGCAAAAAAACTAAAACAGATTATCGGCTTTAATATCTGCTTTGACTGTGTAGAAAAAATTAAACAAACAAAGCATCAGGTGGGGTTGACTGCTAAAGAGAGAAAAACAAACCTAAAAGGGGCTTTTAGGCTTTTAAAGCTACCCAGACAGCAGACAATACTGATTGTTGATGATGTTTTTACAACTGGCTCAACCGTTAACGAGATAGCAAAGTTGTTTTACAAGGAAAATATGGAGTGCTATTTTTTTAGCCTTGCTGCAACACCTATGGCTAACTAA
- the rpsF gene encoding 30S ribosomal protein S6 — protein MRYYELLYVLQPQLTEEQIKEFMEDVAARIKNGGGEVLKNEVWQKRNLAYPIKKFKQGYYILVHYRSAPELPKKIEEYLRIKENVLRFLTTYMLKKDISKYTEEKQKEENSDGQSQ, from the coding sequence ATGAGGTATTATGAGTTGCTTTATGTGTTGCAGCCGCAGTTAACCGAAGAACAGATTAAGGAGTTTATGGAGGATGTGGCTGCAAGAATCAAAAACGGCGGCGGCGAAGTTTTAAAAAACGAGGTGTGGCAGAAGCGCAATCTTGCCTATCCGATTAAAAAATTCAAACAGGGCTATTACATTCTGGTTCATTACAGAAGTGCCCCAGAGCTACCCAAAAAGATTGAGGAGTATTTGAGAATTAAGGAAAATGTATTGAGATTTTTAACAACCTACATGTTAAAGAAAGACATAAGTAAATACACAGAAGAAAAGCAAAAAGAAGAGAATTCAGATGGCCAATCTCAATAA
- a CDS encoding single-stranded DNA-binding protein produces the protein MANLNKILLIGNLTRDPELRYTPAGLGVATFGIAVNTPLGKDEQGNRKTETLFVDVIAFGRQAEIVAEYLKKGSLIYLEGRLRYRTWEDASGNRRSKHEIILNNFQFLSARERVDNLEPPPTEDDEDIPF, from the coding sequence ATGGCCAATCTCAATAAAATTCTGCTCATAGGCAACCTAACAAGAGATCCAGAGCTTAGATACACGCCTGCTGGGTTAGGTGTTGCAACATTTGGAATAGCTGTAAACACGCCTCTTGGAAAAGACGAGCAGGGTAATAGAAAGACGGAAACACTGTTCGTTGATGTTATAGCCTTTGGCAGGCAGGCTGAGATTGTTGCCGAGTATCTAAAAAAAGGGTCTCTTATATATCTTGAAGGCAGGCTGAGATACAGAACCTGGGAGGATGCATCGGGCAACAGGCGCTCAAAACATGAGATAATTCTAAACAATTTTCAATTTCTCTCAGCAAGAGAAAGGGTGGATAATCTTGAGCCACCACCCACAGAAGATGATGAAGATATACCATTTTAG
- the rpsR gene encoding 30S ribosomal protein S18, translating to MTDNNKKKKRYFRYPKKKVCYFCSNKIDEIDYKNVELLSRYVTERYKIVGRKTTSTCAKHQRMLTKAIKRARVMALMPFTISRKLKG from the coding sequence ATGACAGATAACAACAAAAAGAAAAAGAGATACTTCAGATATCCAAAAAAGAAGGTTTGCTATTTCTGTTCAAATAAAATAGATGAAATCGATTATAAAAATGTTGAGCTTCTCTCAAGATATGTTACAGAGAGATATAAAATAGTGGGGAGAAAAACCACTTCCACCTGTGCAAAACACCAAAGAATGCTCACAAAGGCAATCAAAAGGGCAAGGGTTATGGCTTTAATGCCGTTCACCATCAGCAGGAAACTCAAGGGTTAA
- the rplI gene encoding 50S ribosomal protein L9 produces the protein MKIVLLEDVEKLGYAGDIKEVKDGYAVNYLIPKGYALAATKSNLKLVEEKRRAILRKIEKKIKQAEAIKAALDGTQITIKARAGEKGKLFGSITAADIYEQLKDKTEFDKKSIRLPEGGIKNVGSYEIEIAIFRDIKATVTVNVEPLDEK, from the coding sequence ATGAAAATCGTTTTACTTGAAGATGTGGAAAAGTTGGGATATGCAGGCGATATAAAAGAAGTAAAAGATGGATATGCCGTAAACTATCTAATCCCCAAAGGCTACGCACTTGCTGCAACAAAATCCAATCTTAAGTTGGTTGAGGAAAAAAGAAGAGCAATTTTAAGAAAGATAGAAAAGAAGATAAAACAGGCAGAAGCTATAAAAGCAGCATTGGACGGTACTCAGATAACAATCAAGGCAAGGGCTGGCGAAAAGGGCAAGCTTTTTGGATCGATAACAGCAGCTGATATATACGAACAGCTTAAAGATAAAACCGAATTTGACAAAAAAAGCATCAGACTTCCAGAAGGTGGCATAAAAAATGTTGGCAGTTATGAGATCGAAATAGCAATCTTCAGAGACATTAAAGCTACAGTTACAGTAAATGTTGAACCGTTAGATGAAAAGTAG
- the dnaB gene encoding replicative DNA helicase gives MKSSGIRAYPQAIEAERALLCSLFLDNSKISECMEIIDENDFFDEKNGEIFSILKQLYAEGIPFDFVTVSNAIKEKGLSDKISPAYLTGLIEFLPAPANIIHYATIIKKKSTLRQLISMSTEVASICYDEPEDLEEVFNIAEKRLFEIVSNRSTRYRTSEDLVEETLDYLAKLKNRKSVITGVASGYPDLDRFTNGFQEGDLIIVAGRPGMGKTAFALNIAVNAALDHNKNIGIFSLEMSARQLVLRMISTLSKVDMYNLRTGFLTDAEWAAVVKAIDKLKKAKIFIDDTSLLTSIDIRTKARKLKMEQNIDMLIIDYLQLVEGKNSSVNRTQQISEISRSLKILAKELNIPVMALSQLNRAVETREDKRPTPADLRESGSIEQDADVIMFIYRDEVYRREKAEKGVAEIIIAKQRNGPQGTVKLQFDGKTTSFRSLAKDADTQNIYNAKEEIEFSEKEEFAEDEEYDSF, from the coding sequence ATGAAAAGTAGTGGAATTAGAGCCTACCCACAAGCAATAGAAGCCGAGAGAGCGCTTTTGTGCTCTCTCTTTCTTGACAATTCAAAAATATCCGAGTGCATGGAAATCATAGATGAAAATGACTTTTTTGATGAGAAAAACGGTGAAATCTTTTCTATTTTAAAACAGCTCTATGCAGAAGGCATACCGTTTGATTTTGTTACCGTATCAAACGCAATCAAAGAAAAAGGCCTATCTGATAAAATCTCACCTGCATATTTGACGGGTCTAATAGAGTTTTTGCCGGCGCCTGCAAATATCATCCATTATGCAACGATCATAAAGAAAAAATCCACCCTAAGGCAACTTATCTCCATGTCAACAGAGGTTGCATCGATCTGCTACGATGAGCCTGAGGACTTAGAAGAGGTTTTCAATATTGCAGAAAAAAGGTTGTTTGAAATAGTTAGCAACAGATCTACTCGCTATAGAACATCGGAGGATTTAGTTGAGGAAACCTTAGACTACTTAGCAAAACTTAAAAATAGAAAAAGCGTCATAACAGGTGTGGCAAGTGGATATCCCGACCTTGATAGATTTACAAACGGTTTTCAAGAAGGCGATCTAATAATCGTCGCAGGCAGACCGGGAATGGGCAAAACGGCTTTTGCTTTGAATATTGCAGTAAATGCAGCATTGGATCACAACAAAAATATCGGCATATTCTCTTTAGAGATGTCAGCCAGACAGCTTGTTTTAAGAATGATCTCAACATTGTCTAAAGTGGATATGTATAACCTAAGAACAGGGTTTCTCACTGATGCAGAATGGGCAGCTGTTGTAAAGGCAATAGATAAACTCAAAAAGGCAAAAATATTCATCGACGATACATCTCTTTTAACTTCCATAGATATACGCACAAAGGCTCGAAAACTCAAAATGGAACAAAACATCGATATGTTGATTATAGATTACCTGCAGCTTGTTGAAGGCAAAAATTCATCTGTAAACAGAACCCAGCAGATTTCAGAAATTTCCCGCTCACTTAAAATCTTGGCCAAGGAGCTAAACATTCCTGTAATGGCTTTATCGCAGCTAAACAGAGCCGTTGAAACAAGAGAGGATAAGCGTCCAACGCCTGCCGATTTAAGGGAATCAGGTTCGATTGAGCAGGATGCGGATGTGATCATGTTTATATACAGAGACGAGGTTTACCGCAGGGAAAAAGCCGAAAAAGGCGTTGCAGAAATCATTATAGCAAAACAGAGAAACGGACCTCAGGGCACTGTAAAGTTGCAATTTGACGGCAAAACCACATCCTTCAGAAGCCTTGCAAAGGATGCTGATACGCAGAATATCTACAATGCCAAGGAAGAGATAGAATTCAGCGAAAAAGAAGAGTTTGCTGAAGATGAGGAATACGATAGCTTTTAG